A portion of the Callithrix jacchus isolate 240 chromosome 21, calJac240_pri, whole genome shotgun sequence genome contains these proteins:
- the TFF2 gene encoding trefoil factor 2 has translation MGPRDAQLLAALLVLGLCALARAEKPSPCQCSRMSPHNRKNCGFPGITSDQCFDNGCCFDSTVGGVPWCFHPLPKQESEQCVMEVSARRNCGYPGISPEECASRKCCFSNLIFEVPWCFFPKSVEDCHY, from the exons ATGGGACCACGGGACGCCCAGCTCCTGGCAGCGCTCCTTGTTCTGGGGCTCTGTGCCCTGGCAAGGGCCGAGAAACCCT CCCCCTGCCAGTGCTCCAGGATGAGTCCTCATAACAGGAAGAACTGCGGCTTCCCAGGGATCACCAGTGACCAGTGCTTTGACAATGGATGCTGTTTTGACTCCACTGTCGGTGGGGTCCCCTGGTGTTTCCACCCCCTCCCGAAGCAAG AGTCGGAGCAGTGCGTTATGGAGGTCTCTGCCCGAAGAAACTGTGGCTACCCAGGCATCAGCCCCGAGGAGTGCGCCTCTCGGAAATGCTGCTTCTCCAACCTCATCTTTGAAGTGCCCTGGTGCTTCTTCCCGAAGTCCGTGGAAG ACTGTCATTACTAA